The Papaver somniferum cultivar HN1 chromosome 3, ASM357369v1, whole genome shotgun sequence genome includes a region encoding these proteins:
- the LOC113358127 gene encoding RNA polymerase II-associated protein 3-like isoform X2: MARVPNKHNRDQNLGMLSDLQGWELSLKEKDKKLKAQSHSPGDNGKRVSMTSANQFGYSRNSDPITRISSSLLHDEESPDANSEKELGNEYFKQKKFNEAIDCYSRSIALSPSAVAYANRAMAYLKIKRFEEAENDCTEALNLDDRYIKAYSRRATARKELGKLKESIEDSEFALRLEPDNQEVKKQHADVKDLYKKEVLKKASAAAARDSTQEAKRVGVTEIQTGHTKVGGKPSDAGSGSKTARISVASGNISSKPQSYGPLEGGKTLKVNPQGVQSLDKKREQKTAVQELASRAASRVAAEAAKNLSPPKTAYQFEVSWKGLSGDPALQATFLKAISPTTLPQLFKNALSAPILIDIIKCVATLFMEETELAVKFLDNLTKVSRFDMIIMCLSAADKTDLHKMWEEVFSNTNKTEYSETLSKLQSKYCPVR; encoded by the exons ATGGCTAGGGTTCCAAACAAGCATAACCGCGATCAAAATTTG GGAATGTTAAGTGATTTACAAGGTTGGGAACTTTCtcttaaagagaaagataagaaatTGAAAGCGCAATCTCATTCTCCTGGAGATAATGGAAAAAGGGTTTCAATGACCAGTGCAAATCAGTTTGGTTACTCGAGGAATTCTGATCCCATTACTCGTATATCTAGTAGTCTATTACATGATGAAGAATCTCCTGATGCTAATTCAGAGAAGGAATTG GGGAATGAGTATTTTAAGCAGAAAAAGTTTAACGAAGCTATTGATTGTTATTCAAGAAGCATTGCTTTATCACCCTCCGCCGTAGCTTATGCAAATAGAGCCATGGCTTACCTCAAAATCAAAAG ATTTGAAGAAGCTGAAAATGACTGCACCGAGGCCTTAAATTTAGATGACCGCTACATAAAAGCATATTCAAGGCGTGCAACAGCTAGGAAAGAACTTGGAAAACTTAAGGAATCTATTGAAG ATTCTGAGTTTGCACTGAGGCTGGAGCCTGACAACCAAGAAGTCAAGAAGCAGCATGCTGATGTGAAAGATCTTTATAAGAAG GAGGTTCTTAAGAAGGCTTCAGCAGCAGCCGCTAGAGACTCCACGCAAGAAGCAAAAAGGGTAGGAGTTACTGAAATTCAAACAGGTCATACCAAG GTTGGTGGAAAGCCTTCAGACGCTGGAAGTGGAAGTAAGACTGCGAGAATATCTGTGGCATCTGGAAACATAAGCAGCAAGCCACAATCATATGGACCTTTAGAAGGTGGCAAAACCCTGAAG GTAAACCCCCAGGGAGTTCAAAGTCTTGATAAAAAGCGAGAACAGAAGACAGCAGTCCAAGAACTTGCTTCACGAGCAGCATCTCGAGTTGCTGCTGAAGCGGCAAAAAATCTTTCACCACCGAAGACAGCTTACCAGTTTGAGGTTTCTTGGAAAGGTCTGTCTGGTGACCCTGCACTCCAGGCTACATTCCTGAAG GCTATATCTCCAACTACGTTACCACAGCTATTCAAGAATGCCTTGTCTGCTCCCATACTCATCGACATTATCAAGTGTGTGGCCACCTTATTCAT GGAGGAGACTGAACTGGCTGTGAAATTTTTGGATAATTTAACCAAGGTCTCAAGATTTGACATGATCATCATGTGTCTCTCTGCTGCAGACAAAACAG ATCTTCACAAGATGTGGGAAGAAGTCTTCTCCAACACGAATAAGACCGAGTACTCAGAGACACTCAGCAAATTGCAGTCGAAGTACTGTCCTGTGAGGTAG
- the LOC113358127 gene encoding RNA polymerase II-associated protein 3-like isoform X1, with product MARVPNKHNRDQNLDFQGMLSDLQGWELSLKEKDKKLKAQSHSPGDNGKRVSMTSANQFGYSRNSDPITRISSSLLHDEESPDANSEKELGNEYFKQKKFNEAIDCYSRSIALSPSAVAYANRAMAYLKIKRFEEAENDCTEALNLDDRYIKAYSRRATARKELGKLKESIEDSEFALRLEPDNQEVKKQHADVKDLYKKEVLKKASAAAARDSTQEAKRVGVTEIQTGHTKVGGKPSDAGSGSKTARISVASGNISSKPQSYGPLEGGKTLKVNPQGVQSLDKKREQKTAVQELASRAASRVAAEAAKNLSPPKTAYQFEVSWKGLSGDPALQATFLKAISPTTLPQLFKNALSAPILIDIIKCVATLFMEETELAVKFLDNLTKVSRFDMIIMCLSAADKTDLHKMWEEVFSNTNKTEYSETLSKLQSKYCPVR from the exons ATGGCTAGGGTTCCAAACAAGCATAACCGCGATCAAAATTTG GATTTTCAGGGAATGTTAAGTGATTTACAAGGTTGGGAACTTTCtcttaaagagaaagataagaaatTGAAAGCGCAATCTCATTCTCCTGGAGATAATGGAAAAAGGGTTTCAATGACCAGTGCAAATCAGTTTGGTTACTCGAGGAATTCTGATCCCATTACTCGTATATCTAGTAGTCTATTACATGATGAAGAATCTCCTGATGCTAATTCAGAGAAGGAATTG GGGAATGAGTATTTTAAGCAGAAAAAGTTTAACGAAGCTATTGATTGTTATTCAAGAAGCATTGCTTTATCACCCTCCGCCGTAGCTTATGCAAATAGAGCCATGGCTTACCTCAAAATCAAAAG ATTTGAAGAAGCTGAAAATGACTGCACCGAGGCCTTAAATTTAGATGACCGCTACATAAAAGCATATTCAAGGCGTGCAACAGCTAGGAAAGAACTTGGAAAACTTAAGGAATCTATTGAAG ATTCTGAGTTTGCACTGAGGCTGGAGCCTGACAACCAAGAAGTCAAGAAGCAGCATGCTGATGTGAAAGATCTTTATAAGAAG GAGGTTCTTAAGAAGGCTTCAGCAGCAGCCGCTAGAGACTCCACGCAAGAAGCAAAAAGGGTAGGAGTTACTGAAATTCAAACAGGTCATACCAAG GTTGGTGGAAAGCCTTCAGACGCTGGAAGTGGAAGTAAGACTGCGAGAATATCTGTGGCATCTGGAAACATAAGCAGCAAGCCACAATCATATGGACCTTTAGAAGGTGGCAAAACCCTGAAG GTAAACCCCCAGGGAGTTCAAAGTCTTGATAAAAAGCGAGAACAGAAGACAGCAGTCCAAGAACTTGCTTCACGAGCAGCATCTCGAGTTGCTGCTGAAGCGGCAAAAAATCTTTCACCACCGAAGACAGCTTACCAGTTTGAGGTTTCTTGGAAAGGTCTGTCTGGTGACCCTGCACTCCAGGCTACATTCCTGAAG GCTATATCTCCAACTACGTTACCACAGCTATTCAAGAATGCCTTGTCTGCTCCCATACTCATCGACATTATCAAGTGTGTGGCCACCTTATTCAT GGAGGAGACTGAACTGGCTGTGAAATTTTTGGATAATTTAACCAAGGTCTCAAGATTTGACATGATCATCATGTGTCTCTCTGCTGCAGACAAAACAG ATCTTCACAAGATGTGGGAAGAAGTCTTCTCCAACACGAATAAGACCGAGTACTCAGAGACACTCAGCAAATTGCAGTCGAAGTACTGTCCTGTGAGGTAG